The following coding sequences lie in one Maribacter forsetii DSM 18668 genomic window:
- a CDS encoding 1,4-dihydroxy-2-naphthoyl-CoA synthase, producing MKSPNWKTAIEFDDITYKKCDGVARIAFNRPNVRNAFRPHTTSELIKAFYDAQEDTSIGVVLLSAEGPSTKDGIWSFCSGGDQKARGEKGYVGQDGQHRLNILEVQRMIRFMPKVVICVVPGWAVGGGHSLHVVCDMTLASKEHAIFKQTDADVTSFDGGYGSAYLAKMVGQKKAREIFFLGRNYSAQDAFDMGMVNAVIPHDELEDTAFQWAQEVLEKSPTSIKMLKFSMNLTDDGMVGQQVFAGEATRLAYMTEEAKEGRNAFLEKRKPNFGKDNWLP from the coding sequence ATGAAATCACCCAATTGGAAAACAGCTATAGAATTTGATGATATTACGTATAAAAAATGTGACGGTGTAGCGCGTATTGCTTTCAACCGACCTAATGTGCGTAATGCTTTTAGACCACATACGACAAGTGAGTTAATTAAAGCTTTTTACGATGCTCAAGAAGATACTTCTATTGGAGTAGTTTTACTTTCTGCGGAAGGACCTTCTACTAAAGACGGAATATGGTCTTTTTGTTCTGGTGGTGATCAAAAGGCTAGGGGAGAAAAGGGGTATGTTGGTCAAGATGGTCAGCACCGTTTAAATATACTTGAAGTACAACGTATGATTCGTTTTATGCCGAAAGTAGTCATCTGCGTAGTACCGGGTTGGGCCGTTGGTGGCGGACACAGTTTGCATGTGGTTTGCGACATGACTTTAGCTAGTAAAGAACATGCTATTTTTAAACAAACCGATGCCGATGTTACCAGTTTTGATGGTGGATATGGATCTGCGTACCTAGCTAAAATGGTGGGACAGAAAAAAGCACGTGAGATTTTCTTTTTAGGCAGAAACTATTCTGCACAAGATGCTTTTGATATGGGTATGGTAAATGCCGTAATACCTCATGATGAGTTAGAAGACACCGCTTTTCAATGGGCACAAGAGGTTTTGGAGAAATCACCAACTTCTATAAAAATGTTGAAGTTTTCTATGAACTTAACAGATGATGGAATGGTGGGTCAACAAGTATTTGCCGGTGAAGCAACCAGACTAGCCTATATGACCGAAGAAGCAAAAGAAGGTAGAAACGCTTTCTTAGAGAAACGTAAACCTAATTTTGGTAAGGATAATTGGCTACCTTAA
- a CDS encoding serine hydrolase domain-containing protein: MKKTKLLLGIVLVGIIAAAYFNYPKLNLISGYASKNMASSVFIADRDADDITLNDNNMPLIKLADSKVSDENKSATAKVYGLMPRTAVYKEGIGAVLTNKQYSKHNFDIIPNRFIVKDTLPFPYGNSGVIDTILENVAYDKLEVAFENAFKDPEQKTRSLLVVHKNQIIGERYIRGFTKDTKILGWSMTKSILSTLYGILEYQDKIDMEYKPFSEEIGMKSPKMNITLNHLLRMQSGLEWDENYFKISDVTRMLFLDSDMTLSQRNKSIIAQPTEIWNYSSGTTNLLSGILREQFISHQEYLDFPYKELIDKIGMNSMLLETDLSGNYILSSYGWATTRDWAKFGLLYLNEGDWNGNRIFSESWSDYVAKPTIHSNGTYGAHFWLNAEGKYEDIPKDLYSVNGFQGQRIFIIPSKDLVVVRTGLKEQTDEQFNTLLKEIIASIR, translated from the coding sequence ATGAAGAAAACAAAACTGCTTTTAGGCATTGTATTAGTAGGTATTATTGCCGCTGCATATTTCAACTACCCAAAACTAAATCTAATTTCTGGCTATGCTTCTAAAAACATGGCCTCTAGTGTTTTTATTGCTGATAGAGATGCTGATGACATTACTCTAAACGATAATAACATGCCGTTGATCAAATTAGCGGATTCTAAGGTGTCAGATGAAAACAAATCTGCAACGGCTAAGGTATATGGTCTTATGCCTAGAACAGCAGTTTATAAGGAAGGAATTGGTGCAGTACTGACTAACAAGCAGTATTCTAAACATAATTTCGATATTATTCCCAATAGATTTATTGTGAAAGATACATTGCCTTTCCCCTATGGAAATAGCGGAGTGATTGATACTATTTTAGAAAATGTAGCCTACGATAAATTAGAAGTAGCATTCGAAAATGCTTTTAAAGATCCAGAACAAAAAACAAGATCTCTTTTAGTTGTTCATAAAAATCAAATTATTGGGGAGCGTTACATTCGCGGGTTTACGAAGGATACCAAAATTCTTGGGTGGTCAATGACCAAAAGCATTTTATCTACGCTTTATGGTATTTTAGAATATCAAGATAAAATTGATATGGAGTACAAGCCATTTTCTGAAGAGATCGGCATGAAGAGTCCGAAAATGAATATAACATTGAATCACCTTTTACGTATGCAAAGCGGATTGGAATGGGATGAGAACTATTTTAAAATTTCCGATGTTACTCGAATGCTATTCTTGGATTCGGACATGACTTTGTCTCAACGTAATAAAAGTATAATAGCCCAGCCAACAGAAATTTGGAACTACTCTTCTGGTACCACAAATTTGCTGTCTGGTATTCTAAGAGAGCAGTTCATCTCCCATCAAGAATATTTAGATTTTCCGTATAAAGAACTGATCGATAAAATAGGAATGAACTCCATGCTCTTGGAGACGGATTTATCTGGTAACTATATTTTGTCTTCATACGGATGGGCAACTACCAGAGATTGGGCAAAATTTGGACTGTTGTATCTGAATGAGGGAGATTGGAACGGTAACCGTATATTTTCAGAATCCTGGTCAGACTATGTAGCAAAACCTACAATCCATTCTAACGGAACTTATGGAGCACATTTTTGGCTGAATGCCGAAGGAAAGTACGAAGACATTCCTAAAGACTTGTATTCTGTAAACGGATTTCAAGGGCAACGCATCTTTATAATACCCTCAAAAGATCTTGTGGTCGTCAGAACCGGACTAAAAGAACAGACCGATGAACAATTTAACACCCTATTAAAAGAAATAATAGCTTCAATTCGATAA
- a CDS encoding phosphatase PAP2 family protein, which produces MKQSLFTFIKSLREFLADKLNQYNTTLPYVITVIIALVIVVGGINLFVELTETLKTETLATYDTAITDYVISYRTPSLTSYFKFMTYVGDVYGYLIVLGVFLLISLLVFKRWKYVVQATLILALATISNMVLKRFIDRARPGIEHLVSVETLSYPSGHAMSAMAFYGFLIFLVTKFNIQKVMKYILMIALTVIILSIGISRIYLGVHFPSDIAGGFIAGFIWVVFCVLVFDLIQLFRRDPKT; this is translated from the coding sequence ATGAAACAATCCCTTTTTACTTTTATAAAATCGCTTCGTGAATTTTTAGCGGATAAATTAAACCAATACAACACAACATTACCCTATGTTATTACAGTAATAATTGCTTTGGTCATCGTTGTTGGCGGAATTAATTTATTTGTAGAATTGACAGAAACCTTAAAGACAGAAACCCTTGCCACTTATGACACGGCAATTACAGATTATGTAATTTCTTATCGTACACCCAGTTTAACATCTTACTTTAAATTTATGACCTATGTTGGTGATGTGTATGGATATTTAATAGTACTAGGGGTATTTCTCTTAATCTCACTTTTAGTCTTTAAACGCTGGAAATACGTGGTACAGGCAACATTGATATTAGCTTTGGCTACCATTTCTAATATGGTATTGAAAAGATTTATTGACCGTGCAAGACCAGGTATTGAACATTTAGTTTCTGTAGAAACGTTGAGTTATCCTAGCGGTCATGCAATGAGCGCGATGGCATTCTACGGATTTCTTATTTTTCTGGTCACCAAGTTCAATATTCAGAAAGTGATGAAATATATATTGATGATCGCCTTAACAGTTATTATTTTAAGCATTGGAATAAGTAGGATTTATTTGGGAGTCCATTTTCCTTCGGATATAGCAGGCGGCTTCATTGCCGGGTTCATTTGGGTAGTCTTTTGTGTACTTGTCTTTGATTTGATACAATTGTTTAGGCGCGATCCAAAAACATAA
- a CDS encoding DUF2911 domain-containing protein has translation MKKITLFCACFSLFTSIAYSQNFRGLDKSPLDRVYLPDHFAHDIKFAPERNLPDSPILRVDYSRPQKNGRVVFDGMVKYNEIWRLGANEATEIKVYKDVNIDGKLLRKGIYTMYAIPKEEVWTIIFNKDVDQWGHYSYDENNDVLRIEAHVLHNNKPVEEFTIQFEDSENGIALMYIAWDMDRVEIPISY, from the coding sequence ATGAAAAAAATTACGCTATTTTGTGCATGTTTTAGTCTCTTTACTTCTATTGCTTATTCCCAAAACTTTAGAGGTCTTGATAAAAGCCCTTTAGATAGAGTCTACTTACCAGATCATTTTGCCCACGATATAAAATTTGCTCCTGAAAGAAACCTACCAGATTCTCCCATTCTCAGGGTAGATTATAGTAGACCTCAAAAAAATGGACGTGTGGTTTTTGATGGTATGGTCAAATACAATGAGATTTGGCGATTAGGTGCCAATGAAGCTACAGAGATTAAAGTATACAAAGATGTAAACATAGATGGAAAATTACTTAGAAAAGGTATCTATACCATGTATGCCATACCCAAGGAAGAAGTATGGACAATAATCTTTAATAAAGATGTTGATCAATGGGGTCATTATAGTTATGATGAGAATAATGATGTTTTAAGGATTGAGGCGCATGTATTACATAACAATAAACCAGTAGAAGAATTTACCATACAATTTGAAGATTCTGAGAATGGTATTGCCTTAATGTATATCGCTTGGGACATGGATAGGGTTGAAATACCGATAAGCTATTAA
- a CDS encoding peptidoglycan recognition protein family protein gives MKHHIIYLLFICILTACSSSKTIVEHPITFNEERKILTLEYLQNRYGLEQDSPEIEPKMIVLHWTVIPTFEKSFEAFDPVTLPNWRPDIKNVSGLNVSSQFMVDRDGTIYKLLPETTMARHVIGLNHCAIGVENVGGTEELPLTKAQLKSNIWLVKYLKDKYDIDYLIGHYEYTLFENHPLWLEIDEGYRTVKTDPGTEFMGKVRNAVKKLNFKELPKTK, from the coding sequence ATGAAACATCATATTATTTACCTTTTATTCATTTGTATTTTAACTGCTTGTTCTTCCTCCAAAACTATTGTGGAGCATCCCATTACGTTTAATGAGGAGCGTAAAATATTGACCTTAGAATATCTACAAAATAGATATGGTTTGGAGCAAGATTCTCCGGAAATTGAACCTAAAATGATTGTTTTACATTGGACGGTCATTCCCACTTTCGAAAAATCATTTGAAGCCTTTGACCCGGTAACCTTACCTAATTGGAGACCAGATATTAAAAATGTAAGCGGCTTAAATGTATCTTCTCAATTTATGGTAGATAGAGATGGTACTATATATAAGTTACTACCAGAAACTACCATGGCGCGCCATGTCATTGGTTTAAATCATTGCGCCATTGGAGTGGAGAATGTTGGTGGTACTGAAGAGCTACCTTTGACCAAAGCACAGTTGAAATCTAATATTTGGTTGGTAAAGTATTTGAAAGATAAGTATGATATCGATTATTTAATCGGGCATTATGAATACACCCTTTTTGAAAATCACCCACTTTGGTTAGAAATAGATGAAGGTTATAGAACTGTGAAAACCGATCCGGGAACCGAGTTCATGGGTAAGGTCAGGAATGCGGTTAAGAAATTGAATTTTAAAGAGTTACCAAAAACAAAATAG
- a CDS encoding M14 family metallopeptidase, with protein sequence MKKLLLSILSLCTLSAIGQSDNITTQLYDTYENYKEGSIGKRRIKRTDIQPLIDNLSANSKFKVHTVGKSIGGKDLSLISIGKGETDVFLWSQMHGDEPTATQAIFDILNFFDSPDFKKEKEAILANLTVHFLPMLNPDGAELYQRRNLLGIDINRDALRLQSPESQTLKRVRDSLDADFGFNLHDQSTYYNAERTEKPATISYLAPAYNYEKDINETRGNAMKIIVFMNDILQKYAPGQVGRYNDDFEPRAFGDNIQKWGTSTILIESGGFPEDVEKQEIRKLNYTSILSAIYTIAQKSYEAIDIDEYEKIPENDRKLFDLKIVGVNYELMGNTYKIDIGMNQIEVDYPDHNSFWYSSRILDQGDLSTYYGYETLDATGYTIKQAKVYPKTLNNFNDVQGLNFTEVLKQGYGYLRLSSFPAKNINSPYPVHLIGEKYKVPELNLMPGINPTFFLEKDGVIAYAIINGFLVDLNKPQIQVPNAMIFR encoded by the coding sequence ATGAAAAAATTATTACTCTCCATACTAAGCTTATGCACATTATCTGCAATTGGGCAATCAGATAATATTACCACTCAGTTGTACGACACTTATGAGAATTACAAAGAAGGTTCTATTGGTAAACGACGTATTAAAAGAACAGATATTCAACCGCTTATAGATAACCTTTCTGCTAATAGCAAGTTTAAAGTACATACGGTCGGTAAATCTATTGGTGGCAAAGATTTAAGCTTGATAAGCATTGGCAAAGGTGAAACCGATGTTTTTCTTTGGTCTCAAATGCATGGCGATGAACCAACGGCTACACAAGCTATTTTTGATATTCTTAATTTCTTTGATAGTCCTGATTTTAAAAAAGAAAAAGAAGCTATTCTTGCCAATTTAACGGTACATTTTTTACCAATGCTGAATCCTGATGGAGCCGAACTTTACCAACGTAGAAATTTGTTAGGGATAGATATTAATAGGGATGCGCTGCGTTTACAGTCCCCAGAATCTCAAACCTTGAAAAGAGTTAGAGATAGTCTTGATGCTGATTTCGGATTCAATCTTCATGATCAAAGCACGTATTATAATGCGGAACGCACTGAAAAACCAGCTACAATCTCTTATCTAGCTCCTGCTTATAATTATGAAAAAGATATTAATGAAACTCGTGGTAATGCCATGAAGATTATTGTTTTTATGAACGATATTCTTCAAAAATATGCTCCCGGGCAAGTAGGTAGATATAATGATGATTTTGAGCCAAGAGCTTTTGGGGATAATATTCAAAAATGGGGGACAAGTACCATTCTTATTGAGTCTGGCGGATTTCCAGAGGATGTTGAAAAGCAAGAAATTAGAAAACTGAATTACACGTCTATTTTATCTGCCATTTATACTATCGCTCAAAAGTCTTATGAAGCTATCGATATTGATGAATACGAGAAAATTCCGGAGAATGATAGAAAGCTATTCGATTTAAAAATTGTTGGCGTAAACTACGAACTTATGGGTAATACCTATAAAATAGATATAGGTATGAATCAGATTGAAGTTGATTACCCTGACCATAACTCTTTCTGGTATAGTAGTAGAATTTTAGATCAAGGTGATTTATCAACGTATTATGGTTACGAAACGTTAGATGCTACTGGTTATACAATCAAACAAGCAAAAGTGTACCCAAAGACTTTAAATAACTTTAACGATGTACAAGGATTAAATTTTACCGAAGTACTAAAACAAGGATATGGTTATTTACGTTTATCATCGTTCCCTGCTAAAAATATTAACTCACCTTACCCTGTTCATTTAATTGGAGAAAAATATAAAGTTCCAGAATTGAATTTAATGCCGGGAATCAACCCGACTTTCTTCTTAGAAAAAGACGGAGTTATAGCTTACGCGATAATTAACGGATTCTTAGTAGACCTTAATAAACCTCAGATTCAAGTACCAAATGCAATGATATTCAGATAA
- a CDS encoding hydrogen peroxide-inducible genes activator, translated as MTIQQLEYVIALDTYRHFVTAAEKCFVTQPTITIQVKKLENEIGFLIFDKSKSPFKPSDLGEVFIAKAKVILHEIKELKNMVNVELDNLEGEYRMAVIPTISSYLIPLISGTFSEKYPNTILRIQEMESDQIILALQKKEIDLGILVTPLNEPFIREIKLYNEPFIFYGQEDSFIKEKNTLSVTEIENLDNIWLLENGHCFRNQVLNICGNSDNNKNIQFQSGSIEALKRMVDNYGGFTLVPEMAINDNEKGRILHFNEPKPIREVSLVTHHTFSKDVLIDALRLEILDKTPKGFEKNKRFIKINWR; from the coding sequence ATGACCATACAACAATTAGAATACGTAATTGCCTTAGATACTTATAGACACTTTGTTACGGCTGCGGAAAAGTGTTTTGTAACACAACCTACAATTACCATTCAAGTAAAAAAATTAGAGAATGAAATAGGGTTTTTAATTTTCGATAAAAGTAAATCGCCTTTTAAACCATCAGATTTGGGGGAAGTTTTTATCGCAAAAGCTAAAGTTATTCTTCATGAAATAAAGGAATTAAAAAACATGGTGAATGTGGAACTTGACAATCTAGAAGGGGAGTACAGAATGGCTGTTATACCTACAATTTCGTCTTATTTGATTCCTTTGATTTCAGGTACTTTCTCAGAGAAATACCCCAATACCATTTTAAGAATTCAAGAAATGGAGAGCGATCAAATTATTTTAGCATTGCAAAAAAAAGAAATAGACTTAGGTATTTTGGTGACACCATTAAATGAACCTTTTATTCGAGAAATAAAATTATATAACGAACCATTCATTTTCTACGGGCAAGAAGATAGTTTTATAAAGGAGAAGAATACGTTAAGTGTTACCGAGATAGAAAACCTTGATAATATTTGGCTTCTAGAAAATGGGCATTGCTTTAGAAATCAAGTATTGAATATTTGTGGAAATAGCGATAATAACAAGAATATTCAATTTCAAAGTGGATCTATTGAAGCTCTCAAAAGAATGGTCGATAATTATGGCGGATTCACTTTGGTGCCAGAAATGGCTATAAACGATAATGAAAAAGGCCGTATACTTCATTTTAACGAACCTAAACCTATACGCGAAGTTAGTTTGGTAACCCACCACACATTTTCTAAAGATGTTTTAATTGATGCCTTACGTTTAGAAATATTAGATAAAACTCCAAAAGGATTTGAGAAAAATAAGCGATTTATTAAAATTAATTGGAGGTAG
- a CDS encoding DUF2452 domain-containing protein, whose amino-acid sequence MTKEKKPDNVVFNEDTQEYHGKLSPFATGVSAPKITPPDVTSWKNTHIVSANNQFKAEYEALQESYKKLMDNFEYNNLVYSAKFSFEPIVGKEYHLYKAKDESTFLSLILPQECNFDYVGSFKLTSDKTWEKL is encoded by the coding sequence ATGACAAAAGAAAAGAAACCAGATAATGTAGTTTTCAATGAAGATACTCAAGAGTATCATGGTAAACTATCCCCTTTTGCAACAGGAGTATCGGCTCCAAAAATCACTCCTCCAGACGTAACTTCTTGGAAGAATACACATATTGTAAGTGCCAATAATCAGTTTAAGGCAGAATATGAAGCATTACAAGAATCGTATAAAAAACTGATGGATAATTTTGAATACAATAATCTGGTATACAGTGCGAAATTTAGCTTTGAGCCAATTGTTGGTAAAGAATACCATTTGTATAAAGCAAAAGATGAAAGCACATTTCTATCATTGATTTTACCTCAAGAATGTAACTTTGACTATGTTGGTAGTTTTAAGCTTACATCTGATAAAACGTGGGAGAAATTGTAG
- a CDS encoding SDR family NAD(P)-dependent oxidoreductase yields the protein MMSRTKIALVTGGSRGIGKNIALKIAEKGLDVILTYHSKKDAAEKVVREIEKLGQKAVAFQLDTSDTSNFSSFLKTVSMYLNENYRTAKFDYLINNAGTGIYKPFLETTEADFDAMMNIHLKGVYFLTQHAVEQLNDGGGIINISSGLVRVTIPGSSAYASMKGGIDVLTRFLAKELSDKKIRANVVAPGAVGTDFGGGANKDNEERREKISSNTALGRVGEPEDIGGIVAFLCTQDAGWINGQRIEATGGLML from the coding sequence ATTATGTCAAGAACGAAAATAGCATTGGTAACCGGTGGTAGCCGAGGAATTGGAAAGAATATAGCATTAAAAATTGCAGAAAAAGGTTTGGATGTTATTTTAACCTATCACTCTAAAAAAGATGCTGCAGAGAAGGTTGTTAGGGAAATTGAAAAACTAGGTCAAAAGGCAGTAGCTTTTCAATTAGATACCAGTGATACCTCTAATTTTTCTAGTTTCCTTAAAACGGTTTCCATGTATTTAAATGAAAATTACCGTACCGCTAAATTCGATTACTTGATAAATAATGCAGGAACGGGAATTTACAAGCCATTTCTAGAAACTACCGAAGCCGATTTTGATGCTATGATGAACATTCATTTAAAAGGCGTTTATTTCTTAACTCAGCATGCAGTTGAACAATTAAATGATGGTGGCGGAATCATTAATATATCATCTGGCTTGGTAAGGGTAACGATACCTGGCTCTTCTGCCTATGCAAGTATGAAAGGTGGTATAGATGTATTAACAAGATTTCTGGCAAAGGAACTTAGTGATAAAAAAATACGTGCAAATGTGGTAGCTCCTGGTGCTGTAGGAACAGACTTTGGTGGTGGGGCAAATAAGGACAATGAGGAAAGACGTGAAAAAATTAGTAGTAACACCGCACTTGGTCGAGTTGGTGAACCAGAAGACATTGGTGGAATTGTTGCTTTTTTATGTACGCAAGATGCCGGTTGGATCAATGGTCAGCGTATAGAAGCTACTGGTGGGTTAATGTTATAA
- a CDS encoding OmpA/MotB family protein produces the protein MKKLSLVTIVSVALLSSCVSKKKYVALEDNLSQTQSTLQKTQVEKEELQAQMTKIEARVEEYNSKINSLKEMNDSQFTSVDDVAVMSNNTKAKMRNTLKNVDPAKLAGAKTLQDSMNLAVSYKLKQSISDEGEDIDVSIDKTVVMINISDELLFNTASYRVSNKADNILKKLADVIKSEPSMEVMVEGHTDSRTINTPMVTDNWDLSVKRATSIVRKLQKEYDVDPSQLIASGRSSYLPLVENDTKENMAMNRRTKIIILPNLDKFFALLDAEDTM, from the coding sequence ATGAAAAAATTATCCTTAGTTACTATAGTATCGGTAGCACTTTTATCGTCTTGTGTTTCTAAAAAGAAATATGTTGCTTTAGAAGATAACTTATCTCAAACTCAAAGTACATTACAAAAAACACAAGTTGAGAAAGAAGAGCTACAAGCTCAAATGACAAAAATTGAAGCTCGTGTAGAAGAGTACAATTCAAAAATCAACTCATTAAAAGAGATGAACGATAGCCAGTTCACAAGTGTTGATGATGTTGCCGTTATGAGTAACAATACAAAAGCTAAGATGAGAAATACATTGAAAAATGTTGATCCTGCAAAATTAGCCGGTGCAAAAACATTACAAGATTCAATGAACTTGGCTGTTTCTTATAAATTGAAACAATCAATTTCTGATGAAGGTGAAGATATTGATGTAAGCATTGATAAGACTGTAGTAATGATCAATATTTCTGATGAACTATTGTTTAATACTGCAAGTTATAGAGTAAGTAACAAAGCTGATAATATTCTTAAAAAATTAGCTGATGTAATTAAGTCAGAGCCAAGTATGGAAGTTATGGTTGAAGGTCATACAGATTCTAGAACAATCAACACTCCAATGGTTACTGATAACTGGGATCTAAGTGTAAAACGTGCTACATCTATTGTACGTAAATTACAGAAAGAGTATGATGTTGACCCTTCTCAACTTATCGCTTCTGGTAGAAGTAGCTACTTACCTTTAGTAGAAAACGATACTAAAGAAAACATGGCGATGAACAGAAGAACAAAAATTATCATCTTACCTAACTTAGATAAGTTTTTTGCTCTTTTAGACGCAGAAGATACTATGTAA
- a CDS encoding FG-GAP repeat domain-containing protein, producing MDFKSCLYFILLCSLFSCNTEKPSREVVLYNSYCANCHVAPDIQSLPKNIWQDYVLPEMGARMGIITPEKHPYYKLPFHEQIAVIKTGVYPSKPLIPLENWDLLQKYIIQLAPDSLNNDNAITESTPLSQFNPLPISLDSIGGSLITYIKIEDDSKNIITGTRNGQLNEFNLNTKTSKLLGDFNSAIIDARILKDSIYVTNMGKMDPNEIPRGQSVLRHGNATAVLQDSLHRPVHTIYSDLNNDGNEEIVISEFGDLKGKLTLLQKDSFGFYKERTLLDLPGALRVIPKDMNKDGKDDLVVMLSQGDEAIYILYQEDNLEFTTEKVIRFSPVYGSSWFELVDYNGDGYDDIITINGDNADKSFVNKPYHGMRIHINDGENNFTETYFHPLNGATRLIANDFDQDGDLDLALLATFPDYENHPEYNFVYLENINTEQYQFKQQHFNDIKMGRWFLMDAADFDADGDEDIVLSSLTFSFTPVPEYLEKAWKESKTDLLILENKLH from the coding sequence ATGGATTTTAAGTCTTGCCTTTACTTCATTTTATTGTGTTCGCTTTTTTCGTGTAATACGGAGAAGCCTTCTAGAGAAGTTGTTCTTTATAATAGCTATTGCGCTAACTGCCATGTGGCTCCAGATATTCAATCTTTGCCTAAAAATATTTGGCAAGATTATGTTTTACCAGAAATGGGAGCTAGAATGGGTATTATTACTCCAGAAAAACATCCCTACTACAAATTACCATTTCATGAACAGATTGCTGTAATAAAAACAGGTGTATATCCTTCAAAACCATTGATACCATTAGAGAACTGGGATTTATTACAAAAGTATATTATTCAGCTTGCACCAGATAGTTTAAATAATGACAATGCCATTACAGAAAGTACACCGCTATCTCAATTTAACCCCTTACCAATTAGTCTTGATAGTATAGGAGGCAGCTTAATTACGTATATAAAAATAGAAGACGATTCAAAAAATATAATTACAGGTACTCGTAACGGACAGTTAAACGAGTTTAACCTTAATACAAAAACCTCTAAATTATTAGGAGATTTTAATTCTGCCATTATTGATGCTAGAATACTGAAGGATAGTATTTATGTAACAAATATGGGGAAGATGGACCCTAATGAAATTCCTAGAGGGCAATCTGTATTAAGGCATGGTAACGCTACCGCTGTTCTTCAAGATTCATTACACAGACCTGTACATACCATCTATTCTGATTTGAACAATGACGGAAATGAAGAAATTGTCATTAGTGAGTTTGGAGACCTAAAAGGCAAACTGACCTTACTACAAAAAGATAGTTTCGGTTTTTATAAAGAAAGAACGCTTTTAGATTTACCAGGTGCATTAAGGGTAATACCTAAGGATATGAATAAAGATGGCAAAGATGATTTAGTGGTCATGTTGTCGCAAGGTGATGAGGCTATTTACATTTTATATCAAGAAGATAACTTAGAATTTACAACAGAGAAAGTAATACGTTTTAGTCCGGTTTACGGTTCAAGTTGGTTTGAATTAGTAGATTATAATGGTGACGGATATGATGATATCATTACCATAAACGGTGATAATGCCGATAAGTCCTTTGTAAACAAACCTTACCACGGTATGCGTATTCATATAAACGACGGCGAAAATAATTTTACAGAAACCTATTTTCATCCTTTAAATGGCGCAACACGATTAATAGCAAACGATTTTGATCAAGATGGTGATTTAGATTTGGCTCTCTTAGCTACCTTTCCTGACTATGAAAACCATCCTGAATATAATTTCGTGTATTTAGAGAACATCAACACCGAGCAATATCAATTTAAGCAGCAGCACTTTAACGATATAAAAATGGGTAGGTGGTTCTTAATGGATGCTGCCGATTTTGATGCTGATGGTGATGAAGATATCGTTTTAAGTTCACTTACTTTTTCTTTTACGCCTGTACCAGAATATTTAGAAAAAGCTTGGAAAGAAAGTAAGACGGATCTTTTAATTTTAGAAAATAAGCTACATTAG
- a CDS encoding 3D domain-containing protein produces MIKRSSIIIILIIALSCSEKPMDDKYNWVPINVTATAYNSLPYQTSYEHSAITAWGDSIKPGQKWIAVSRDLLKKGLSYNTMVKIDTFDGIFLVKDKMHSRWRNRIDIYMGEDVKKAKEWGRRKITISYAVPKDSLEIIEE; encoded by the coding sequence ATGATAAAAAGATCATCTATTATAATAATCTTGATAATAGCTTTAAGCTGTTCAGAGAAACCTATGGATGATAAATATAATTGGGTTCCTATTAATGTTACCGCAACTGCATATAACTCCCTGCCATATCAAACGTCTTATGAACACTCTGCTATTACTGCATGGGGAGATTCTATTAAACCTGGTCAAAAATGGATTGCTGTTTCTAGAGATTTATTAAAGAAAGGATTAAGCTATAATACCATGGTGAAGATAGATACCTTTGATGGTATATTTTTGGTAAAAGATAAAATGCATTCTCGTTGGCGCAACCGTATTGATATTTACATGGGAGAAGATGTAAAGAAAGCCAAGGAATGGGGTAGACGTAAAATTACCATATCATACGCTGTTCCTAAGGATAGCTTAGAAATTATTGAAGAATGA